In a genomic window of Vibrio orientalis CIP 102891 = ATCC 33934:
- the tyrS gene encoding tyrosine--tRNA ligase: MASIEAALAEIKRGVDELIPEEELIAKLKEGRPLRIKLGADPTAPDIHLGHTVILNKLRAFQELGHDVTFLIGDFTGMVGDPTGKNTTRPPLTREDVLRNAETYKEQVFKILDPAKTKIQFNSEWLSELGAEGMIRLAANQTVARMLERDDFKKRYTGGQPIAIHEFMYPLLQGYDSVAMETDVELGGTDQKFNLLMGRELQKAHGQKPQVVLTMPLLVGLDGEKKMSKSAHNYIGVSEAPSEMFGKIMSISDDLMWSYYELLSFRPLEEIAELKAGVEAGKNPRDVKVALAKEIIARFHTEADADAAEQEFVNRFAKNQIPDEMPEFDFDAGLPVSNILKEAGLCASTSEAMRMVKQGAAKIDGEKVADSKFAPDAGTYVFQVGKRKFARITIK; this comes from the coding sequence ATGGCGAGCATTGAAGCTGCACTAGCCGAGATTAAGCGCGGTGTTGACGAATTAATTCCAGAAGAAGAACTGATTGCTAAATTGAAAGAGGGTCGTCCTCTTCGCATCAAATTAGGTGCTGATCCAACTGCCCCTGATATTCACCTAGGTCATACAGTTATTTTGAACAAGCTACGTGCTTTTCAAGAGCTAGGTCATGATGTGACGTTCCTAATCGGTGACTTTACTGGCATGGTTGGTGATCCAACTGGTAAGAACACGACTCGTCCACCACTGACTCGTGAAGACGTTCTGCGTAACGCTGAAACGTATAAAGAGCAGGTGTTCAAGATTCTTGATCCAGCAAAGACTAAGATTCAATTTAACTCTGAGTGGCTATCTGAACTTGGTGCTGAAGGCATGATTCGCCTTGCTGCTAACCAGACGGTTGCTCGTATGCTTGAGCGTGATGACTTTAAAAAGCGTTACACTGGCGGCCAGCCAATTGCTATCCACGAGTTTATGTATCCACTCCTACAAGGTTATGACTCAGTAGCAATGGAAACGGACGTTGAGCTTGGCGGTACTGACCAGAAGTTCAACCTACTGATGGGTCGTGAGTTGCAAAAAGCGCATGGTCAAAAACCTCAGGTAGTTTTGACAATGCCACTTCTTGTTGGCCTTGATGGCGAGAAGAAGATGTCAAAGTCTGCGCACAACTACATTGGTGTGAGCGAAGCACCGAGCGAAATGTTCGGTAAGATTATGTCTATTTCAGACGATCTTATGTGGAGCTACTACGAGCTGCTTTCTTTCCGTCCTCTTGAAGAGATCGCTGAGCTTAAAGCCGGTGTTGAAGCGGGTAAAAACCCACGTGATGTGAAAGTTGCCCTAGCAAAAGAGATCATCGCACGTTTCCACACTGAAGCGGACGCTGATGCTGCAGAGCAAGAGTTTGTAAACCGTTTTGCTAAGAACCAAATCCCTGACGAAATGCCAGAGTTTGATTTCGATGCAGGTCTTCCAGTGAGCAATATCCTTAAGGAAGCAGGCCTATGTGCGTCTACTTCAGAAGCGATGCGCATGGTTAAGCAGGGCGCTGCAAAGATTGATGGTGAGAAGGTTGCAGATTCTAAATTTGCACCAGATGCGGGTACCTACGTATTCCAAGTTGGTAAGCGTAAGTTTGCTCGTATTACTATCAAGTAA
- a CDS encoding magnesium transporter produces the protein MTVMSNTYIENTPHFSNEEIGAARNAFLRYEQTQQVHLLTVMPVEEAVAILHHCSIGYVQQLISALEVEGYDKLARHYAHQLGFIHSEVETPSSYLDTSVIEHVKQRIGWIIALALLGIVSGLIISQYEDTLSQLVLLAIYMPVIAAAGGNTGTQAATLVIRALATGELRKRQWLAVFWKESRVALCLALAISLVIVGRILLFSDASTTGGFDLNLIALAIAVALFIQVTMSTTLGGLLPILARAFKLDPAVLVSPVLASIVDISGMWIYFSVVNYFLGIA, from the coding sequence ATGACGGTAATGAGCAATACTTACATTGAAAATACACCTCACTTTTCCAACGAAGAGATTGGGGCAGCTCGCAATGCATTCTTGCGTTATGAGCAAACTCAACAAGTCCACCTATTAACGGTAATGCCTGTTGAAGAAGCAGTAGCTATACTTCACCACTGTTCTATCGGTTATGTGCAGCAGTTGATTTCAGCGTTAGAAGTGGAAGGATATGACAAGTTAGCGCGACATTATGCTCACCAGCTTGGTTTCATCCATTCTGAAGTAGAGACACCAAGCAGCTATCTTGATACCTCGGTGATTGAGCATGTTAAGCAGCGCATTGGTTGGATTATTGCTTTAGCGCTGCTAGGGATAGTATCCGGGCTGATTATTTCCCAGTATGAAGACACCTTGAGTCAGCTTGTGCTTTTGGCTATTTACATGCCAGTGATTGCGGCAGCAGGGGGAAATACCGGCACTCAGGCGGCGACCTTGGTTATTCGAGCCCTTGCAACTGGGGAGCTACGAAAACGCCAATGGTTAGCGGTATTTTGGAAAGAGAGCCGAGTAGCTTTGTGTTTGGCATTAGCCATCTCGTTGGTGATTGTTGGCCGCATCTTACTCTTTAGTGATGCCAGTACTACTGGAGGCTTTGACCTTAACCTTATTGCATTAGCGATTGCGGTGGCGCTGTTTATCCAAGTGACCATGTCGACTACGCTAGGTGGTTTGCTGCCTATTTTAGCCAGAGCATTTAAACTGGACCCAGCGGTTCTCGTGAGTCCAGTGTTAGCGTCAATTGTTGATATCTCAGGTATGTGGATCTATTTCTCGGTAGTAAATTACTTCTTAGGCATTGCCTGA
- the dacB gene encoding serine-type D-Ala-D-Ala carboxypeptidase — protein MRYSLQQLSLALLTVILPTLAVASSYSPLNELPQGSRAALKVQGLSNNQSYVATDNQSQLFPPASTLKIVTALAAKLELGDEFHYQTSIDKSGNDIVIRFSGDPTLTTKDLKQLLTTMRDGGVKTIKGDLWLDNSAFTGYDRAVGWPWDILGVCYSAPASAITLDDNCVQASIYTQDDGKTRVYVPEHQPIYVTTQAATVSKNEQESLQCDLELLTSPDNHYQLKGCLQQRSKPLPLKFAVQDPSLYTQRVVHTLLSQLNIDLKGSIKVGSANQSGKQLAIHSSKALPELLEVMLRKSDNLIADNLTKTIGAKFYIQPGSFGNGTQAIKQVLFAKTGIDIEHTPLADGSGLSRNNRFTSQNMAAVLRYIWQHDDELNLISLMPTSGTNGTLKYRRSMRKAPVKGEITAKSGSLYGSSNMAGFGLDKSGKPSTLFVQFVADYHPPKVKSDSKPTVAPITQFETLFYQDVVNFSQAMPKK, from the coding sequence ATGCGATACTCCTTACAGCAACTCTCTCTCGCCCTCTTGACGGTTATTCTACCTACCTTAGCCGTAGCGTCTTCGTATTCTCCACTCAACGAATTGCCTCAAGGCAGTCGCGCAGCGCTTAAAGTGCAAGGACTCTCGAACAATCAAAGCTATGTCGCGACCGACAATCAGAGTCAGCTTTTTCCACCAGCCAGCACCCTAAAAATCGTTACCGCTTTAGCTGCAAAATTAGAGCTTGGCGATGAGTTCCACTATCAAACCAGTATCGACAAATCAGGCAATGACATCGTTATTCGCTTTAGTGGCGATCCAACCTTAACCACCAAAGATCTCAAGCAATTACTCACCACAATGCGCGATGGTGGCGTAAAGACAATCAAAGGCGATTTGTGGTTAGACAATAGCGCGTTTACTGGCTATGACCGTGCAGTCGGTTGGCCGTGGGATATCCTTGGCGTCTGTTATAGCGCACCTGCGAGTGCCATTACGCTCGATGATAACTGCGTACAAGCGTCGATTTATACTCAGGATGATGGCAAAACCCGCGTTTACGTACCGGAGCATCAACCTATTTATGTCACGACGCAAGCTGCCACTGTCTCTAAAAATGAGCAAGAGAGCCTGCAGTGTGATTTAGAGTTACTCACCTCTCCGGACAATCACTATCAACTGAAAGGATGTCTACAGCAACGCAGTAAGCCATTACCACTGAAGTTTGCCGTGCAAGATCCTTCTCTCTATACCCAGCGCGTTGTTCATACACTGCTTTCTCAACTGAATATTGATCTCAAGGGCAGTATTAAAGTCGGCTCTGCCAATCAATCAGGCAAGCAGTTAGCGATTCACAGCTCAAAAGCGCTCCCAGAGCTACTCGAAGTGATGTTACGTAAATCCGATAACTTAATTGCCGATAACCTAACCAAAACCATTGGCGCTAAGTTTTATATCCAACCAGGCAGCTTTGGTAATGGTACACAAGCAATTAAACAGGTCTTATTTGCTAAAACAGGGATTGATATCGAACATACACCACTAGCAGATGGCTCTGGCTTATCGCGCAATAACCGCTTCACTAGTCAAAATATGGCTGCGGTATTGCGTTATATTTGGCAACATGATGACGAGCTAAATCTAATTTCATTAATGCCAACGTCAGGCACAAACGGCACACTGAAATACCGCCGCAGTATGCGTAAAGCGCCGGTTAAAGGTGAGATCACCGCCAAAAGTGGTTCTCTGTATGGCAGTTCAAATATGGCAGGATTTGGTTTAGATAAATCAGGTAAGCCGAGCACACTGTTCGTTCAGTTTGTCGCTGACTATCATCCCCCTAAAGTAAAAAGCGACAGTAAACCTACCGTCGCTCCAATTACTCAGTTTGAAACTCTGTTCTATCAAGATGTAGTGAACTTCAGTCAGGCAATGCCTAAGAAGTAA
- a CDS encoding porin — MNKTLIALAVSAAAVATGAHAADGKQAGGIEGTSVYSSNGNSLEIGGRAEARLSLKDGKAQDNTRVRLNFLGKTQITDGLYGVGFYEAEYNANDNSATSQNDIDHRYTYAGIGGDFGEVTYGKNDGALGVITDFTDIMSYHGNSAADKISVADRTDNMISYKGQFADLGLKASYRFADREDNVVTGGYTDNKQDGYSLSAIYALGDTGLKLGGGYADQDEQNEYMLAASYRISDLYFAGVFTDGEKAKDNGDYTGYEFATAYTLEKTVFTATYNNAETDGETSADNVAIDATYYFKPNFRTYISYNFNLIGEGDAMGQLGAGNGTASKADAEDELAIGLRYDF, encoded by the coding sequence ATGAACAAAACTCTGATTGCTCTAGCAGTTTCAGCTGCAGCAGTGGCAACTGGCGCACACGCGGCAGATGGTAAGCAAGCTGGCGGTATCGAAGGTACTTCAGTATACAGCTCAAACGGCAACTCTCTAGAGATCGGTGGTCGTGCTGAAGCTCGTCTATCTCTTAAAGATGGCAAAGCACAAGACAACACTCGTGTACGTCTAAACTTCCTAGGTAAGACTCAAATCACTGACGGCCTATACGGTGTTGGTTTCTACGAAGCTGAATACAACGCAAATGACAACTCTGCAACTAGCCAGAATGACATTGACCACCGTTACACTTACGCTGGTATCGGCGGTGACTTCGGCGAAGTAACTTACGGTAAAAACGACGGCGCACTAGGCGTTATCACTGACTTTACCGATATCATGTCTTACCACGGCAACTCTGCTGCAGACAAAATTTCTGTTGCTGACCGTACAGACAACATGATTTCTTACAAAGGCCAATTTGCTGACCTAGGTCTAAAAGCAAGCTACCGCTTTGCTGACCGTGAAGACAACGTAGTTACTGGCGGTTACACTGATAACAAGCAAGATGGCTACTCTCTATCTGCAATCTACGCTCTAGGTGACACTGGCCTTAAACTTGGTGGTGGTTACGCTGATCAAGACGAGCAAAACGAATACATGCTTGCAGCATCTTACCGTATTAGCGACCTATATTTCGCTGGTGTATTCACAGACGGTGAAAAAGCGAAAGACAACGGCGACTACACTGGTTACGAATTCGCAACTGCGTACACGCTAGAGAAGACAGTATTCACAGCAACATACAACAACGCTGAAACTGATGGCGAAACATCAGCAGACAACGTTGCAATCGATGCGACTTACTACTTCAAGCCTAACTTCCGTACTTACATCTCGTACAACTTCAACCTAATCGGTGAAGGCGACGCGATGGGTCAACTTGGTGCAGGCAACGGCACAGCATCTAAAGCAGACGCTGAAGACGAGCTAGCTATCGGTCTACGCTACGACTTCTAA
- the greA gene encoding transcription elongation factor GreA, producing MEKVPMTLRGEQQLRVELDRLLKLRPQISEAIAEARELGDLKENAEYHAAREEQGICEAQIRDIEYKLSVAQVIDVTKMDNSGKVIFGSTVTLIDCDTEEEKTYQIVGDDEANIKAGRISVSSPIARGLIGKMEGDEVVISTPGGDRDFEIDRVEYL from the coding sequence ATGGAAAAAGTCCCAATGACACTACGTGGCGAACAGCAGCTACGTGTAGAATTAGACCGTTTATTAAAACTTCGTCCACAGATTTCTGAAGCAATTGCAGAAGCCCGTGAACTTGGCGATCTAAAAGAGAACGCTGAATACCACGCTGCTCGTGAAGAGCAAGGCATCTGTGAAGCGCAGATTCGTGATATCGAATACAAACTGTCTGTGGCTCAAGTGATTGACGTCACTAAAATGGATAATTCAGGCAAAGTAATCTTCGGCTCAACAGTGACTTTGATTGACTGCGATACTGAAGAAGAGAAAACCTACCAGATTGTTGGTGATGACGAAGCGAATATTAAAGCCGGTCGTATTTCGGTAAGCTCGCCAATCGCACGTGGTCTAATCGGTAAGATGGAAGGTGACGAAGTCGTTATTTCTACTCCGGGTGGTGATCGCGATTTTGAAATTGATCGCGTAGAGTATCTCTAA
- the yhbY gene encoding ribosome assembly RNA-binding protein YhbY: MNLSTKQKQHLKGLAHSLKPVVLMGANGLTEAVLAEIEIALNHHELIKVKVASEDRDTKNLIIEAIVRETGAEKVQVIGKTLVLFRQSKERKIELPRK, encoded by the coding sequence ATGAACTTAAGCACTAAACAAAAGCAGCATCTAAAAGGCCTAGCGCACAGTCTAAAACCTGTTGTGCTTATGGGCGCTAACGGACTAACTGAAGCTGTTCTAGCGGAAATCGAAATTGCTCTTAACCACCACGAGCTGATCAAAGTGAAAGTTGCATCTGAAGACCGCGACACTAAAAACTTGATCATTGAAGCTATCGTTCGTGAAACTGGCGCTGAAAAAGTACAAGTAATTGGTAAAACGCTTGTGCTATTCCGTCAAAGCAAAGAGCGTAAAATCGAATTGCCTCGTAAGTAA
- the rlmE gene encoding 23S rRNA (uridine(2552)-2'-O)-methyltransferase RlmE, with protein MSKQKHSASSGRWLKEHFDDKYANEARKKGYRSRAYFKIEEIQTKDKLLKPGMTVVDLGAAPGGWSQYAAKIIGEEGQIIACDLLPMDPIAGVSFLQGDFRDDAVLEALLKRIQPSMVDVVMSDMAPNIAGNNSVDQPRAMYLVELALDMCRQVLAPNGSFVVKVFQGEGFDQFVKDIRDMFKVVKIRKPDSSRARSREVFVVATGYKG; from the coding sequence ATGAGTAAACAGAAACACTCGGCCAGTTCTGGTCGCTGGTTGAAAGAGCATTTTGATGATAAGTACGCCAACGAAGCGAGAAAAAAAGGCTATCGTTCACGCGCTTACTTCAAGATTGAAGAGATCCAAACCAAGGATAAATTGCTAAAACCGGGTATGACTGTTGTCGATCTTGGTGCAGCACCGGGTGGTTGGTCTCAATATGCTGCTAAGATAATAGGTGAAGAAGGGCAGATTATTGCATGTGACCTACTTCCAATGGATCCAATCGCTGGCGTAAGCTTCTTACAAGGTGATTTCCGTGATGATGCGGTACTGGAAGCATTACTTAAGCGTATCCAACCTTCAATGGTGGACGTGGTAATGTCGGATATGGCACCAAACATCGCAGGTAATAACTCTGTAGACCAGCCGCGCGCTATGTATTTAGTTGAATTGGCTTTAGATATGTGTCGACAAGTTCTAGCACCTAATGGTAGCTTTGTTGTAAAGGTTTTCCAGGGTGAAGGCTTTGATCAGTTTGTCAAAGATATCCGAGATATGTTTAAAGTCGTAAAAATCAGAAAACCTGACTCATCGCGAGCGCGCTCACGAGAAGTCTTTGTTGTAGCCACTGGTTACAAAGGTTAA
- the ftsH gene encoding ATP-dependent zinc metalloprotease FtsH yields MAKNLILWLVIAVVLMSVFQSFGPGESNGRAVDYTTFVQEVGQGQIQEATFKDGEISFTRRGGGARYVTYMPVYDQKLLDDLINQNVKVQGTPPEEQSLLGTIFISWFPMILLIGVWIFFMRQMQGGGGKGAMSFGKSKARMMSEEQIKTTFADVAGCDEAKEDVKELVDYLRDPSRFQKLGGKIPTGVLMVGPPGTGKTLLAKAIAGEAKVPFFTISGSDFVEMFVGVGASRVRDMFEQAKKAAPCIIFIDEIDAVGRQRGAGVGGGHDEREQTLNQMLVEMDGFEGNEGIIVIAATNRPDVLDPALLRPGRFDRQVVVGLPDVRGREQILKVHMRKVPLSGDVEPSLIARGTPGFSGADLANLVNEAALFAARGNKRNVSMVEFELAKDKIMMGAERRSMVMSEETKESTAYHEAGHAIVGRLVPEHDPVYKVSIIPRGRALGVTMYLPEQDRVSMSRQHLESMVSSLYGGRLAEELIYGADKVSTGASNDIERATDIARKMVTQWGFSEKLGPLLYAEEEGEVFLGRSVTQTKHMSDDTAKLIDTEIRKIIDRNYTRAKQILEENMDIMHAMKDALMKYETIDAGQIDDLMERKDDIREPAGWGDNANKPEEKPEVKAEEAPVEQAADKSAEEKVASEETTTEAPEKKDSE; encoded by the coding sequence ATGGCAAAAAATTTAATTCTGTGGCTTGTTATCGCTGTCGTATTGATGTCGGTTTTCCAGAGCTTTGGCCCTGGAGAGAGCAATGGCAGAGCGGTGGATTACACCACGTTTGTACAGGAAGTTGGCCAAGGCCAGATTCAGGAAGCAACTTTTAAAGACGGTGAGATTAGTTTCACTCGTCGTGGCGGCGGCGCGCGTTATGTTACTTACATGCCAGTCTACGACCAAAAGCTCCTTGATGACCTAATTAACCAAAATGTGAAAGTACAAGGCACACCTCCAGAAGAGCAAAGCCTACTAGGTACTATCTTTATTTCTTGGTTCCCGATGATCTTACTGATTGGTGTATGGATTTTCTTCATGCGTCAAATGCAAGGCGGTGGCGGTAAAGGCGCTATGTCTTTCGGTAAGAGCAAAGCTCGAATGATGAGCGAGGAACAAATTAAGACCACTTTTGCAGATGTTGCAGGCTGTGATGAAGCAAAAGAAGATGTAAAAGAGCTAGTAGATTACCTACGTGATCCAAGCCGCTTCCAGAAACTGGGCGGTAAGATTCCAACGGGTGTTCTAATGGTTGGTCCTCCTGGTACAGGTAAAACGCTACTTGCAAAAGCGATTGCAGGTGAAGCGAAAGTACCGTTCTTTACTATTTCAGGTTCTGACTTCGTTGAAATGTTTGTTGGTGTTGGTGCATCTCGTGTGCGTGACATGTTCGAACAAGCGAAGAAAGCGGCACCTTGTATTATCTTCATCGATGAAATCGATGCGGTAGGTCGTCAGCGTGGCGCTGGTGTTGGTGGTGGTCACGATGAACGTGAACAAACACTTAACCAAATGCTGGTTGAAATGGATGGTTTCGAAGGTAACGAAGGTATTATCGTTATCGCCGCGACTAACCGTCCTGACGTACTTGACCCTGCGTTATTGCGTCCGGGCCGTTTTGACCGCCAAGTGGTGGTTGGTCTACCAGACGTACGTGGTCGTGAGCAGATTCTTAAAGTACACATGCGTAAAGTCCCTCTTTCAGGTGACGTAGAGCCATCTCTAATCGCACGTGGTACTCCAGGCTTCTCTGGTGCAGACCTTGCTAACTTAGTTAACGAAGCAGCACTGTTTGCTGCTCGCGGTAACAAGCGCAACGTATCTATGGTTGAGTTTGAATTGGCAAAAGACAAGATCATGATGGGTGCTGAGCGCCGTTCAATGGTGATGTCTGAAGAGACTAAAGAGTCAACCGCGTACCACGAAGCGGGTCACGCGATTGTTGGTCGACTCGTTCCGGAACACGATCCAGTGTACAAGGTATCGATCATTCCACGCGGCCGAGCGTTAGGTGTGACTATGTATCTACCAGAACAAGATCGCGTCAGTATGTCTCGTCAACACCTTGAGTCTATGGTTTCAAGCCTATACGGTGGTCGTCTTGCTGAAGAGCTAATCTACGGTGCGGACAAAGTATCAACGGGTGCTTCGAACGATATCGAACGTGCGACTGATATTGCACGTAAGATGGTGACTCAGTGGGGCTTCTCTGAAAAGCTTGGTCCTCTTCTTTACGCAGAAGAAGAAGGTGAAGTGTTCCTTGGTCGTAGCGTTACACAGACTAAACATATGTCTGATGACACTGCGAAGCTAATCGATACTGAAATTCGTAAAATCATCGACCGCAACTACACTCGTGCTAAACAGATCCTTGAAGAAAACATGGATATCATGCACGCAATGAAAGATGCGTTGATGAAGTACGAAACGATCGATGCTGGTCAAATTGATGACCTGATGGAGCGTAAAGACGATATTCGTGAACCAGCAGGTTGGGGCGATAACGCCAACAAACCTGAAGAAAAGCCAGAAGTGAAAGCTGAAGAGGCGCCTGTAGAACAGGCTGCTGATAAGTCAGCAGAAGAGAAAGTAGCTTCTGAGGAAACGACTACTGAAGCGCCAGAGAAAAAAGACTCTGAGTAA
- the folP gene encoding dihydropteroate synthase, with product MILKANNKSLDLSKPQVMGILNVTPDSFSDGGKFDTLDNALTQAKRMIEAGVTIIDIGGESTRPGAPDVTLEQELQRVIPVITAIRQHCDVWISIDTSKAEVMRQAAAAGADIINDVRALQEPGALDVAAQAGLPICLMHMQGQPRTMQANPHYEDLVKEVGEFLQERIEACEKVGIQREQLILDPGFGFGKTMDHNYHMLAHLDAFHQFGLPILAGMSRKSMLFKLLEKAPAECVAASVSCATIAAMKGAQIIRVHDFEQTLDAMKIVSMVKANH from the coding sequence ATGATCTTGAAAGCCAATAATAAGTCCCTCGATTTATCCAAGCCCCAAGTGATGGGGATTCTTAACGTTACACCTGATTCATTTTCTGATGGCGGGAAGTTTGACACATTAGATAATGCGTTAACTCAGGCCAAACGTATGATTGAAGCGGGCGTTACCATTATCGATATCGGTGGTGAATCGACGCGTCCTGGTGCCCCAGATGTGACATTGGAACAAGAGCTACAACGTGTTATTCCAGTTATTACTGCTATTCGCCAACATTGTGATGTGTGGATTTCGATTGATACCAGCAAGGCTGAGGTGATGCGTCAAGCAGCAGCAGCAGGTGCTGATATCATTAATGACGTTCGTGCACTGCAAGAGCCGGGGGCATTAGACGTTGCAGCGCAAGCTGGTTTACCGATTTGTTTAATGCATATGCAAGGTCAACCTCGCACAATGCAAGCAAACCCGCACTATGAAGACTTAGTCAAAGAAGTCGGGGAGTTTTTGCAAGAGCGAATTGAGGCCTGCGAGAAAGTTGGCATTCAACGAGAGCAGCTCATTCTCGATCCCGGTTTTGGTTTTGGCAAAACGATGGATCACAACTATCATATGCTGGCACATTTGGATGCTTTTCATCAGTTTGGCTTACCCATTCTTGCCGGTATGTCGCGTAAATCGATGCTGTTTAAGTTACTTGAAAAAGCCCCTGCAGAGTGTGTCGCTGCGAGTGTCAGCTGCGCAACGATTGCAGCGATGAAGGGCGCACAAATTATTCGTGTTCATGACTTTGAACAAACGCTTGATGCTATGAAAATTGTCTCAATGGTCAAAGCGAACCATTGA
- the glmM gene encoding phosphoglucosamine mutase, producing the protein MSDKRRYFGTDGVRGKVGQYPITPDFVLKLGWAAGRVLAKQGTKKVIIGKDTRISGYMLESALEAGLAAAGLKATFTGPMPTPAVAYLTQTFRAEAGIVISASHNPYYDNGIKFFSSEGTKLPDDIELAIEAELDKDIECVESSLLGKATRLNDAAGRYIEFCKSTFPTELSLAGQKIVVDCAHGATYHIAPAVFSELGAEVVAMGIDPNGTNINHEVGATDVRALQKRVVEEGAALGLAFDGDGDRIIMVDHLGNKVDGDQIAYIIARDALRRGELKGGVVGTLMTNLGMENGLKQLGIPFVRAAVGDRYVMEQLLAKGWKIGAENSGHVILLDKVTTGDAIVAALQVLASVVGSDMSLHDLSQGMTLYPQVLENVRFEGDSNPLEADAVKQATAEVEADLGDKGRVLLRKSGTEPLIRVMVEGQDGELVQASALKIAAAVKASF; encoded by the coding sequence ATGTCAGATAAGAGACGTTATTTTGGTACCGATGGTGTCCGTGGCAAAGTAGGCCAATACCCTATTACTCCTGACTTTGTCTTGAAGCTAGGTTGGGCCGCAGGCCGCGTACTGGCTAAGCAGGGCACTAAGAAAGTGATCATTGGTAAAGATACCCGCATTTCAGGCTATATGCTTGAGTCTGCGTTAGAAGCCGGACTTGCGGCTGCCGGTTTGAAAGCAACTTTTACGGGCCCAATGCCAACGCCTGCTGTTGCTTACTTGACACAGACATTCCGTGCTGAAGCTGGCATTGTTATCTCTGCATCACACAACCCTTATTACGATAACGGCATCAAGTTCTTCTCATCTGAAGGCACTAAACTGCCGGATGACATCGAGTTAGCGATTGAAGCTGAACTGGATAAAGATATTGAATGTGTAGAGTCATCCTTACTTGGTAAAGCGACTCGACTTAATGATGCTGCTGGACGTTATATTGAATTCTGTAAGAGTACTTTCCCAACAGAGTTAAGCTTAGCTGGTCAAAAAATCGTAGTCGATTGTGCGCACGGTGCGACCTATCACATCGCTCCTGCGGTATTTAGCGAACTCGGCGCAGAAGTGGTTGCCATGGGTATTGACCCAAATGGTACTAACATCAACCATGAAGTTGGCGCGACAGATGTTCGTGCGCTACAAAAACGTGTTGTTGAAGAAGGTGCAGCTCTTGGTCTTGCTTTCGATGGTGATGGTGACCGAATCATCATGGTTGATCATCTAGGTAATAAGGTTGATGGTGACCAAATTGCTTATATTATCGCGCGTGACGCGCTACGTCGTGGTGAGCTAAAAGGCGGTGTCGTTGGCACATTGATGACTAATCTAGGTATGGAAAACGGTCTTAAGCAGCTGGGTATTCCATTTGTTCGTGCCGCTGTTGGTGACCGTTATGTGATGGAACAACTGCTTGCGAAAGGTTGGAAGATCGGTGCTGAGAACTCTGGTCACGTGATCCTATTAGATAAAGTGACGACTGGTGATGCGATTGTGGCAGCGCTGCAAGTACTCGCTTCCGTTGTGGGCAGCGATATGTCACTACATGACCTATCACAAGGCATGACGCTATACCCACAGGTACTTGAAAATGTTCGTTTCGAAGGTGACTCGAACCCACTTGAAGCTGATGCGGTAAAACAAGCAACAGCAGAAGTTGAAGCGGATCTTGGTGATAAAGGCCGAGTGCTATTGCGTAAGTCTGGTACAGAGCCTCTGATTCGCGTAATGGTCGAAGGGCAAGATGGTGAGCTTGTTCAAGCCTCAGCACTGAAGATTGCAGCAGCAGTGAAAGCGAGCTTCTAA
- a CDS encoding DNA polymerase III subunit psi gives MPHHEIQYLQEMGIQYYQLSHPERLQGYQSPNLVLQESCQLLLVSPQYPKKETALMFERVLKSIKLDLSQALHIYPEQLSQLEQPFTGWVWFAGCDAPSQASGQVLTSPLLSDIDGNNEQRRALWQQICSYQK, from the coding sequence ATGCCACACCACGAGATACAGTATTTACAAGAAATGGGGATTCAGTATTATCAACTGAGCCACCCAGAAAGATTGCAAGGCTATCAATCGCCTAATTTAGTATTGCAAGAGTCTTGTCAACTTTTACTGGTTTCTCCTCAATATCCGAAAAAAGAGACAGCTTTAATGTTCGAACGGGTCTTGAAAAGCATCAAATTGGACTTGTCGCAGGCGTTACATATTTACCCAGAACAGCTTTCTCAACTGGAACAGCCTTTCACGGGGTGGGTATGGTTCGCTGGCTGTGACGCACCATCGCAAGCTTCAGGTCAGGTGCTAACGTCTCCTCTGCTTAGCGATATTGATGGCAACAACGAGCAACGTCGTGCTCTTTGGCAACAAATTTGTTCATACCAAAAATGA